A stretch of DNA from Silvanigrella paludirubra:
TTTATTATTATCAGATAAAACTAAAAATTCTTTAAACTTAATTTATTCTTCCCTCTTAAACAAATCTGCAAGAGGATTATTTTTAGCAAAATCTTTATCTGAAAAAAATAAAAAAATAATTGAGAAAATACCAAATCAAATCTCAATTCATTTTATTCGATCTTCAAATGCGGATGTTTTTTGTTTTTCATTGGAAAGCAGAAATAAATATTATCAAAAACCTGGATTTCATAATATCCCCATTTATGAAAATTTGTATCATTTTTATCTTGAAAAAAAAGGATGTAAGTTAACACAAAGCAGAGGTTTGTATGGTTTTTTAAATTCACAATTACCGTTGATTTTTTCTTCTGAGTCTGATGATATTCTTTCCTATAAATCATTTAACACAATATTAAATAATGATTATTATGGAATTTGGTATGTAGATCCTAATAAATATAAAGAATTTTTTAATTCTTTATATTTTCATTCTGGAAGTTTTGTCGAAGAAAACTCCAAGTTTACAGTAATTTCAAAATATCTTTCAAAAATACCTTTTTTTCAAAATATAAAAATTGATCAAAAAGAAATTTTTTCTGGTTTTTCTAAAATAATAAATGTACGAGTTACACATCCTTATTTTTATTGTCAATCAAATAAAAATCAATTTGGTGATTTTATTCTTGAAGAAGATTTTTTAAACATAGATCAATGTGCTTTTAATAAAAATTATTTTATAAAATCCTTTTTTTATCCCAATTGGATATCTCTCATTTCAAAAGAAGTTGATAAAAAATGAAATCTCTTAAATTTTATGAAAGTGGCCAGTCCTTGGTTGAAATGCTTTTTATTTTGCCCGTCTTTTTTATGATATTAGCAGGGTTTATTTTTATTTATCAAAATCAGATGCGTATTTTTAGTGATGAGAGTTCGCAAAGTGCTCTTATGCTTTCGGAATCCTATTTTGATTATGAAGAGAAACAACAAGCTCACTGGGCAAGTGCAAAAGAAGACTCGAACGATTTAATAAAGAAACAAACGGAACAAAGCTTAAATCCTAGTTCTTTTTTTAAGAAAAGTGTGGATTTAAAAAATGGTGTTTTTTTAGATAAAAAACCAATTAAAAGGCATGAGCAAATTCGGTCCTGTTCTTCTGAATCCTTGTACCAGGTTTTGCTGAAAGAGAATGGACGCTTTGAGTTGACGACATGCGCTTCGAGCTCAGCCTATGAAAATCTTGAAAGCAGGTTTGATCCCAATTATAAAGCAGACCCGCTGTCATATTATGGCTATTCGCTTTATTTCCCTCAGAGTGAATTTATTTGGTCACATCGGCAATTTGCAGCAGCATATGCGGCTCAATCCTTTTCTCAGAGTGCTCAAGGAAATCTCTTTTCGAAACAGCAAGCTTCTTTATCTCTTCCTGATAGAAGTAATTTTAATACAAACTGCTTTATGCAGCCTTTTGATCCTCAATGTTCTTTAGAGCCTGTAGCAAAAATTTTTTCGCGCACAGCAAAAGATTCTTCTAAGTTACAAATATCATTATGCTATTCAGAGGCGGCACTTGCTTGTGCTCCCACGGGACCCGCTCTCCCTGCCTGTCTTGCAGCTAAATTATCTCAAATAATCAATGCTTTAGAGCTTGGCGTAGAGTCTTGGGTTTGTCCAAATACGAATACGGCTTTGAAAGCATCCCAAAATAGGGTGCGAGAATTGATTTTTGCTTATTCTTCGATCATATTTAACAAAGAAGTTGCTTTTAGAAGCGAAATTTTGATAAATAACGCAGCAAATAAAAAAAATTAAAAAAACTTGTTACGAATGCTTGACTGATCTTGCATTCGTGTATTAGTCACAGTCCTACCAAAGGTTGGCGCTTTAGCTCAGTCGGTAGAGCAGTGGACTGAAAATCCACGTGTCCCCAGTTCGATTCTGGGAGGCGCCACCATCCTTTACTTCCCCTTCTTTTTTCTATTATCTCCTTTTTAAAAATACCTAAATGCAGTAAGTGTGTGGTCTTCTTTTAAAGTAAGGTAAATGTATGCGTCCTAAGTCTTATTCTAATTTATCTCAATCTGTTTCTCAGTATGTCGAAAATTTACTACAAATAGACAATGATCCTAATTTACAACAAGTCATGCAAATTGCGAAAAAACGGGGAACGCCTCCTTTGCAGGTTGTTCCAACGGACGGTCGTAATTTAGAAGTGTTTGCTAGAACCGTTCAAGCAAGAAAAATTGTGGAAATTGGCACATTATGTGGTTATTCAGCCGTATTTTTAGCAAATGCCCTTCCAGAAGACGGAAAGCTTTATACCTGTGAGCACAGCACTCACCACGCCGCTGTGGCAAGCGAAGTTTTTCAAAATTTAGGCCTCTCTCATAAAATTGAAATAAAAATAGGGAAGGCGCTTGATACTCTCCCAAGTCTTGTTCGTGAAGGTCCTTTTGACCTTATTTTTATCGATGCTGATAAAGCGAATTACCCAAAATATTTTGATTGGGCGGTAGAAAATTTAAGATCAGGCGGTCTTCTGATTGCGGATAACGTTTTTGTTTTTGGATTTGTAGGTAATGAAGAACTCCCACAAGGAGAATTAGCAAATTTAATACTTGCTATGCGCAATTTTAACGAAAAATGTGTAAAAGATAAAAGGCTTGTTACTACCTTTTTACCAACTGGAGAAGGTATGATGGTTGCTGTGAAAAAGTAATCTTCTTCATAAAATGTTTTGAGTTTAAATTTGTTACTTATTTAAGAGAATGCTAAAAATCTAAAAATATATTTTTTTAATGTAATATTAAGTTAGATATTATCAGATGAAAATAAAAAAAATCCAACAAATGATTTTACGTCGGATTTTTTAATGAAATTAATAGCGGTGCCATTTATAAGTACTAGGAATACATGGCTGTGGGCAATTTTCGGGAACTTTTCTTGCATCATCATCAACAGAAGACCAAGCAATTAAACTGCGCACTACATTTTCAAGTGGTACTTTACGCTGAGCGGCATAAGGAGAATAAATAGTCCACTCTGGATCGGGTCTTGTTGGGTTTTCATTCCATTTATAAATATTATAATTGTATGATGCTGTAGTTGAATTTGGAACTAAACCAGTTGAAACATCGGAACTTCCTGATGGTGTCCAAATAAAATCTGGGTGTGCATTTTGATACCATTCTCCACCAATAATTCTATCGCTGGAATCTAATTCTAAGTCATAAACATAGGTAACAGAAATAACGTTATCATTTCTTGGTGAATCTTTTGCTGCTGCATTTGGCCATGTTTCACCTATATATTGAATTGTGGTTTCAACTCCAACAATTTTTGCAGCATAATTTGATCTGTAAGTTGGAAACTTATCTCTAGTAAATTGTGATCTTGGAATAGCAGCTTCCTTTGCTGTAGATGCGGCGACACCAGTTTGTGGATTAAAATAGCGGTATTTATAACCAAGAAGAGGTTGATTCCAAACTTGGAAATCATATGTGGCATCAATCACAACACTGCGGTTATTGATTCCAAGTTGATTTATTAAAGTTAAATGAAATGTCCCTGGGTTTGTATCGAAGCATTCTTGACTAATAATACGTCCTTTAGAATCTGTTGCCGGATTTTTTTGGTTACAGCGGCCTCCAATAAATTTAGTTGGAGCACTTAAATTTGCCCAGAGAATTGTAGAAAGCGCTTTGATATCTGATGGGTAAAATGTAATTTTTGTACCTGCTGCATTTGTTAAGTTAACGCTGCGAACGGGTCTATTGTGCATGTATGCGGCAGGAGCCCAGCCATGACAAATTCCTTCCCATCCTTCAAATTTTCCGTAACTTTGTGCATCGGCAATAATTGTATTTGTTAATGAATAATTATTGTCTCCCATTAATAAATCATATTTTTCAGCTGGTGAAAGATAATTTGTTTTTCCTTCGCTTACCAATGTGCTTGCTGAGCGTTGTCTTAAAATATAATTTGCATAATCATTTATTTCCATATCTGGTAAGTTTTCTGAATATCTATTAGTAATATTTCCTTTATAAAGAGGCCAATAGCTACCAGACCAAGGTTGGAAAGTTAATGTATAAGATGATATTTTTTTGGCATCAATAGCATTGATATTGTCAATAAAAGTTGCGGGATTATCTATAACATATTTAGGATTATCATTTCCTTGGTATTCTGAAAAAGGTTTAAATGACCTAGATCTTTTACTTGCATTTTTCATAAGAGTATTACGAAATTTGTCTTTTTTCTCTACAAACGATCTTGATTTAATATCTTCTTCTGAAAATTGAGTTTCTATTATTTTATTTCCTGATACTTGTTTTTTAGTAGGGATTTTATCCATGATGGCTTTTGGATTTTCATGAAATTCTTTAAGAAATTTATCTAAATTCACTTCACTTTGTGCATATGCAATAGAGGATACTCCCATCAAAATTGCAATAGGTATTTTTCGAAAATTTTTGCTATAATCCATAAGCAAAACTCCTAATAATATATAATATTAAATTGTTTTTAAATAAATTATGTAAAAAAATATGAAATGCCGACACTTCAATCGCAAACTAATATGTTAATTTAATTATGTCAATATAGTGAGCTAAAAAATATTATAAGAGATTGGATTATGATTTTAATTTTTCATTAACAGCAATTTGCCACATTACTACATATAGTAAAGATATATATATATAAACAACAGAAGAATCAAAAAAAACATTTTGGGTTAGAGCGTGTACTAAATTTGAAAAGATCATAATAGAAAAACAAAAAGGCAAAACGCTATATTCTTTTTTTTGTTCTTTTAATTTTTTTCTTAGAGATATATAAATAATTATTAAAGATGTTAGTATCCAAAATGCAGCAAGAAGCCCACCACTTCCTAGTATTTCTAAATAATTATTATGAGCATTGTATTTTTCGGGAAGATTTTCGTATCCCATTTTGTTATAATAATTTTCACGCACTCCCGCTTTTAACCAATAGTTACCTTGTCCAACTACAGGTTTATCAATAAACATTTGAGTGTAAACTTTCCAAAAATATTGACGATAATTTCCTGTGTCTAAAGAGTGAGACTGTGTAATTGAATTTGTAGTAAATTCGATTCTTTCTAATAAACCATATTTTTTTACAATAAAGAAACTAGATATTAATACAACGAAAACTGTTAATGTTGTGATTATTGGTTTTTTTCTTATTCCTAAAATAAAGGGAACAAATGCAAGCATAAATACACAAGCAACACCAGCAGTTCTTCCTGAACTTAAAATGACAATTATAAAATTACAAAAAGTAATTAGTGCTAATGAAATTTGAGGCAAATAATTTTTTTGCTTAAAGAAAATAAAGTTGATGGATAAAGAGCCTTTTTTTACAATAGATTGCCATAATAAACTCCAAGTAAAAGAGGCATAAGCTAACCCAACTCCTGCAACTGTCAGTGGATGACCATAAAAGCCATTAGTTCTGTACTTCCCATTATCTAGTAATTCGGTACTTTCCAAAATTTTTCCTTTAAAAGAATGGTAATCAATTCCAGTATTATATTGATATATTAAAGCTAAACAAATAAAAATAGAGGCTGGAAATAAACCAGATAGGAAATATTTTAAAGGCATAATTTCAACATGATTTGCTTTTAATTTTGTATTTACATTTTTCTTACTATAGTGGGTTAGTGCTAAAATAAGAACACTACCTATAAAAAGAGATGATGGAAAATTACTTTGTAAAATACTAGGCCATTTTAATTCAATAATGTATTTGAAGTTTGGAAAAATATTATCGTGGAAAAAATAATTAATTAAATTTGTAATTGGAAAAATAATATGGAGTGCTATTAAACATAATGATATTTTCGAAATAAAACTTGGGATCTCTTTTTTGTTTAATATAAAAAAGAGAGAAGGTAAAACAATACAAATTAAATAAAAGGATGCCCCCTGTAATGCAATTCCTAAATATAGTAAAAAGGGTAAAAGAAAAAATATAGTATTTATTAGCATGCATATTTCCTATTAAAGGGTTGTGAAGAGTATTATAATTTAAATAACATATTAAGATTCACTTAGTTTATTTTCTAGGTCAATAGGGTTTATCTTCTATAGTTGTGAACAATTTTTTAAAAGGTCATCCTCTATTCAAAATTATCGTTTATTATATGACCTACTTTGTAAAAAAAGGGAAGAAGACCCCGAATGGAGAAATTTGTAAGGAGGGATTTTTAAAAAATGCTCTTTATTTAAGATTTCATTAATGTTATATTAAGGGACAACTGTCTGATCAGTTGCCATAGCATTAAAGAAATTATAAGTCATATAATAGTCGCCATTGTCACCCATATTTGCGCTCCAAGAGTTTCTAATTTTAAGCAGTTTTTGATTGTTGTCGTAACCAATTACAATAACCTCATGCCCTGCATTCGTTGGTACACA
This window harbors:
- a CDS encoding TadE/TadG family type IV pilus assembly protein, producing the protein MKSLKFYESGQSLVEMLFILPVFFMILAGFIFIYQNQMRIFSDESSQSALMLSESYFDYEEKQQAHWASAKEDSNDLIKKQTEQSLNPSSFFKKSVDLKNGVFLDKKPIKRHEQIRSCSSESLYQVLLKENGRFELTTCASSSAYENLESRFDPNYKADPLSYYGYSLYFPQSEFIWSHRQFAAAYAAQSFSQSAQGNLFSKQQASLSLPDRSNFNTNCFMQPFDPQCSLEPVAKIFSRTAKDSSKLQISLCYSEAALACAPTGPALPACLAAKLSQIINALELGVESWVCPNTNTALKASQNRVRELIFAYSSIIFNKEVAFRSEILINNAANKKN
- a CDS encoding O-antigen ligase family protein, translating into MLINTIFFLLPFLLYLGIALQGASFYLICIVLPSLFFILNKKEIPSFISKISLCLIALHIIFPITNLINYFFHDNIFPNFKYIIELKWPSILQSNFPSSLFIGSVLILALTHYSKKNVNTKLKANHVEIMPLKYFLSGLFPASIFICLALIYQYNTGIDYHSFKGKILESTELLDNGKYRTNGFYGHPLTVAGVGLAYASFTWSLLWQSIVKKGSLSINFIFFKQKNYLPQISLALITFCNFIIVILSSGRTAGVACVFMLAFVPFILGIRKKPIITTLTVFVVLISSFFIVKKYGLLERIEFTTNSITQSHSLDTGNYRQYFWKVYTQMFIDKPVVGQGNYWLKAGVRENYYNKMGYENLPEKYNAHNNYLEILGSGGLLAAFWILTSLIIIYISLRKKLKEQKKEYSVLPFCFSIMIFSNLVHALTQNVFFDSSVVYIYISLLYVVMWQIAVNEKLKS
- a CDS encoding O-methyltransferase; its protein translation is MRPKSYSNLSQSVSQYVENLLQIDNDPNLQQVMQIAKKRGTPPLQVVPTDGRNLEVFARTVQARKIVEIGTLCGYSAVFLANALPEDGKLYTCEHSTHHAAVASEVFQNLGLSHKIEIKIGKALDTLPSLVREGPFDLIFIDADKANYPKYFDWAVENLRSGGLLIADNVFVFGFVGNEELPQGELANLILAMRNFNEKCVKDKRLVTTFLPTGEGMMVAVKK